A window of Primulina huaijiensis isolate GDHJ02 chromosome 9, ASM1229523v2, whole genome shotgun sequence contains these coding sequences:
- the LOC140985382 gene encoding uncharacterized protein: MGHHSCCNQQKVKRGLWSPEEDEKLIRFITTHGYGCWSEVPEKAGLQRCGKSCRLRWINYLRPDIRRGRFTQEEEKLIISLHGAVGNRWAHIASHLPGRTDNEIKNYWNSWIKKKIRKPSRTSTKTKSSADQTSQLTFEQSRQLPHFLNQDMAVKSQFQETVIPLPGASFIFDIGSTFENSNENNNARMDHVFQETAGLDSESWQISHNLDQMQASDQILQPIAMFTNTTNSGLLSPLMENFMLPIEVQSCGINMGGGGQMALDFLQKNEMNEWGLIESQQCPSYVFWDQAGQLGVEEIDPCSSNMETMLSTYPSCL, encoded by the exons ATGGGACACCATTCTTGCTGCAACCAGCAAAAGGTGAAGAGGGGGCTTTGGTCACCGGAGGAAGACGAAAAGCTCATAAGATTCATCACTACTCATGGATATGGCTGCTGGAGCGAAGTCCCGGAAAAAGCAG GGCTTCAAAGATGCGGGAAGAGTTGTCGATTGAGATGGATAAATTATTTGAGACCTGATATTAGAAGGGGAAGATTTACCCAAGAAGAAGAGAAGCTAATCATCAGCCTTCATGGGGCTGTAGGGAACAG ATGGGCTCATATAGCCAGTCATTTGCCTGGAAGGACTGACAATGAGATAAAGAACTACTGGAATTCATGGATCAAAAAGAAGATAAGAAAGCCATCGAGAACGTCGACAAAAACTAAGTCTAGCGCCGACCAAACTTCCCAGCTCACATTCGAACAAAGCAGGCAATTACCACACTTCTTGAATCAAGACATGGCCGTAAAATCACAATTCCAAGAAACCGTTATCCCATTACCTGGTGCCTCGTTCATCTTTGACATCGGTTCAACATTCGAGAACTCAAACGAGAATAACAATGCTCGAATGGATCACGTTTTCCAAGAAACTGCTGGATTGGATTCGGAGTCATGGCAAATAAGCCATAACCTTGATCAAATGCAAGCCAGTGATCAAATACTCCAACCGATCGCGATGTTTACTAACACAACCAATTCGGGTCTTCTGTCACCTTTGATGGAGAATTTTATGCTCCCGATTGAAGTGCAATCTTGTGGCATCAATATGGGAGGAGGAGGGCAAATGGCCCTtgattttttgcaaaaaaatgaaatgaatgaATGGGGTTTGATTGAGTCTCAACAATGTCCAAGCTATGTGTTTTGGGACCAAGCAGGACAACTCGGTGTGGAGGAAATTGACCCATGTTCATCAAACATGGAAACGATGTTGTCTACTTATCCATCATGCCTTTaa